ACGGTGTTCATCAAAACCGGCATCAAGGAAAATTTCCCGGTAACCGGCGAGAGCCTTTTCCATGAATTGACGCCTCTCGTCAAGCCACTTGGCTCTTTCCTCTGCGGTGGCAAAATAATCCTCGGAAGGCTCCGGGATGATGGAAAGAATCGTGACAAAGAGTCTTTTATCCTCTCCAAAGAAATTCGCCAGATACGAAACAGCCCTTTTTGAATTCTCGGACTCATCCACCGCGGCCAGAATATGCCTTTCGGCCTTCCGAAAGTCCTTCTCCTCAGACGTCTGTTTGCTCATAAACTTCCTCCACCCTTCTCGGAATGTTTTTCTTTTACGACTTCCCGGTGATTACAGCCACATCACTTTTGGCTGTCTTCAGATCATCCAGCATCTGTCCGGTATTTTCATAAAATATTGAGGCTCCCCATGAAAAATGCAGCAGTACGCGGTTCAATGATTCCGGAATATAAGGAAATATTTTTTTAAGGTTGGCCACCCTGTTTT
This window of the Desulfopila inferna genome carries:
- a CDS encoding universal stress protein, with amino-acid sequence MSKQTSEEKDFRKAERHILAAVDESENSKRAVSYLANFFGEDKRLFVTILSIIPEPSEDYFATAEERAKWLDERRQFMEKALAGYREIFLDAGFDEHRLQTRLCVRWCRSIADAILEEQVRLQCNMVVVGRRGITHNEEFIFGSTSSKILHRAENCAVMVIE